CGCGCGAACCCGGTGCGCCCCTTCCACCGCAACTCGTCGCGCGGCCCGTACAACTCGCGCGTGCCGCCCGGAAAGATCAGCAGCGACTCGCCCTGCGCCAGCACCGCCAGCGCGTGCGCCTCCGTGGCCGGCACCGCGTTCACGTTCCGGCGCATCCATCCCAGCACGGGCGTCTTGTGGATGGACGTCCCGGTCTTCTCCAGCACCCGGATCGCCGGGCGGGCGGTGTCCCAGAACGTGAACAGCGCCAGCATCACCGTTTCCAGATATAGAAACGTCTGCGGATGCTTGGCCACGTAGATCACCGGCTGGTCGGCGGGAATGCGATCCTCGCCCACCGAGCGCGCGCGAAAGTAATAGCGGGACAACACCCGCACGCCGGGGATGATGACGCGGGAGAGCCCGCCCTCCCGGCGGAACCGGCCCGTGGAGACTGCCGGCTCGGTCACGCCGGGACGCCGATGGCGTCGCGCCGGGCCGTGCCCGTCGCCGCCGCTTCCTCGTACAGCGAAGTGATCGTGAGCGCCACGCGGCTCCATGCCAGCTGGTGCGCGCGCTGCCACCCCTGCCGCACCACGTGGTGCCGCAGCCGCTCGTCGTCCGCCGCCCGCAGGATGGCCGCCGCCAACGACTCGGCGTCCGCCGGCGGCACCAGGATCGCCGCGCCCATCGTGGCGTCGCGGTAGCCGGGAATGTCGCTCGCCACCACCGGCCGGCCGCTCGCCATCGCCTCGATCAGCACCACGCCAAAGCTCTCGCCGTGCGTGGACGGCGCGCAGAACACGTCGCACCAGCGGTACATGTCCACCAGCCCCTGCTCGTCCACGCGGCCCAGGAACTGGGCGCCCGCGCGGCGCGCCAGATCGCCGAACGGCGCCGGATCGCCATGCCCCACCACGCGCAGCTCGAGCACGCGTCCCCGCTCCCGCAGCAGCGCCGCGGCCGCCAACAGGTGCCGCAATCCCTTGCGCGGCTCGTCGAAACGCCCCACGAACAGCAGGCGCAATGGCCCCGACTCGCGCGGCTCCACCGCCACGTTGTCCACCCCGTGCGGCGCGTGCGGCGTGGCGAACGTGGTCGGGTCGATGCCGTTGGGCACGATGTGGATGGGGCCGTCGAACACCCGCCGCGCGAAGTCGGCCGCCGACTCCGACACCGCGATGCCGCACTTCAGCCGGCGGAGCGGCCGCGCCAGCGCCCGCCGGGCCAGCGTCATCACGCCCCGCTCCGACTCGGAGAACGTATGGAACGTGGCCACCAGCGGCGCCGTGGAGCACTGCACCGCGTACCGCGACGGGCCCGGCACCCAGGGCTCGTGCACGTGCACCAGGTCGAACCGTCCACGTTCCAGGTACCGGCGCACCGCCGCCTTGGACACCAGCAGCCCCACGCGCGCCCGCGAGCCGTTGGCCCGCACCGGCACCACGCCGGGCAGGCTGTCGCACCGCGGCGGCGTCTCGCCGCTGGCCGGACCGAGAATCCGCAGATCGTGCCCCTGCCGGCGAAGCGCTTGGGCCAGCGTGATCACATGGCGATTGACGCCACCTTCATGAGAAAGATCGTATGGCGTCACCAAACAAATGCGCATGTCAACAGGGTTGGAAGGCCGATCGGACAGACGAACCGCGAACGGAGACTTTCTCCCTGGATTCGTGCCTTGCGCCCACCGCGGCAGGGCTGCCGAGGCGCTCCAGAGGGGGGTGCCGCCCCAAAGTATAAGCCCTGTCTCCGGGGGATCAATCGGGAGTCCACCATGGACCCCGGGCCGCCATGCAAGACTTTGCGCCATCTTGACTTGGCGCGGGCGCCATCCGGCCCCCTGACCGTCCCCGGCACACCGGCCCTTTCGGCAGGGCCACCGCGCGCGCCATGCTTCCCCATACCCCGGTCGTTCGCCGCCACGCTTCCACCGTACCCCGAATGTCCCTCGGCTCCGCCCTCGACGCCGCTCGCCACGACTTGGCCTACGCGCTCCGCACGCTGCGCCGCGCGCCGGCATTCACCCTCATCGCCGTCGCCACCCTCGCCGTGGGCATTGGCGCCACCACGGCCGTGTTCAGCATCGTGAACGGCGTCCTGTTGCGCCCCCTCCCCTACCGCAATCCGTCGCACCTCGCGATGGCGCTCGAACTCAACAAGGACGGACGCTACCGCTCGCCGTCCTACCCCACCTACCGCGACTGGCACGACGCGGCGCCCGCCCTGCGCGGCGCCATCGAGGGCATCGCCTGGGTCAAGGGCAACAGCGGGACGATCGCCACCCCCGAGGGGCCCGAGCGCACCGTCGTCGCGTACGTGACGCCCAACTTCTTCTCGGTGATGGCCGTGCGCCCGATCCTCGGCCGTACCTTCACGACGGACGAGGCCCGATCGGCCCCCACGAGCGGCGTCGTGCTGTCGTACGACACGTGGCGCGAACGCTACGGCGGCGACAGCGCCGTCATCGGCCGCCAGATGAATCTCAACGGCGCCCTCGCCACGATCATCGGCGTGATGCCGCCCGACGCCTATCCCACCTTCGCCCAGCTCTGGCAGCCCATCGGCGCCATCGAGACCACCGATTCGTCGCTGCAGCGCCGCGGCGCGCTGGCCGACAGCCGCACGGTGGTGCGCATCGCCGACCGTGCCGATTCGCTGCGCGCGACCGCGGCCCTCAACCCCATCGAGCAGACCCTTGCCGCCGAGTATCCCGCCGTGTCCGGCGGGTGGACGTCGGCCGGCCTCTACCCCATCCGCAACGAGATGCTGGGCGACGTCGGGCCCACGTTGTACCTGCTCGCGGGCGCCGTGGCGCTGGTGCTCCTCCTGGCCTGCGCCAACGTCGCCAACCTGTTCGCGGTGCGCGCGGCGGGCCGCGCGCGCGAGCTGGCCGTGCGCTCGGCGCTGGGCGCGCGGCGCGGGCGCATCGCGCGACAGCTGCTCACCGAGAGTCTGCTCCTCGCCCTGCTCGGCGGCGCCCTGGGCACCGGCCTGGCCTTCTCGCTCGTGGACGCCGTGCGGCGCGTCGCGGCGCGCCAACTGCCGCGCCCCGACCAGATCGTGGTCAGCGGCGGCGCCCTGGCGTTCGCGCTCGGCGTCTCCATCCTCGCCGCCCTGCTCGTGGGAATCGCCCCCGCGCTCGGCGCCACGCGCGCCGATCTCATCCAGCGGCTGCGCGGCGGCGCGTCGGGTGCCGTGGGCGGCGGTCGCGAGGCGCGCGTCCGGAATGGGCTCGCCGTCTCGCAGCTCGCGCTCGCCCTCGTGCTGCTGGTCGGCGCCGGACTCCTGGCCCAGAGCTTTCGCCGCGCCGCGCAGGTGCCGCTGGGCTTCGACCCCGCCGGCCTCATCACGATCAACGTCGGAGTCCCCGGCCAGACCCTCGATGCCGCGCAGTCGGCGGCCATGTACGACCGCCTCGAAGCGGCCGTGCGCGCCGTGCCCGGCGTGAGCGACGCGGCGCTGGTGAATCACGTGCCGCTGAGCGGCGCCGGCGTGCCCACGCTGGCGCAGATCGACAACGCCGGCGGCGGCGAACGCAGCGGCGTCTCGGCGTGGTATCGCACCGCATCGGCCAACTATCTGCGCACCATGCGCATGCACATGGTGCGCGGCCGCTGGCTGAACGCCGACGACATGCATGCCGGCGCGGCCAACTTCGTGGTCAACGAGACGATGGCCAGACGCCTCTGGCCCGGAAAGGACCCCGTGGGGCAGCCGCTCACCGTGCACCGCGCGGCGCAGGGCCGGCCCGATTACGGGCAGCCGATACCCGGTCAGGTGGTGGGCGTCGTGGCCGATGTGCACCAGACGGCGCAGGACGTGCCCGTGGAGCCCGAGGTGTACGTGCCCTACACGCTCGAGGTCTGGACCGGCATCACCGTCGTGGCGCGCGCGCGCGACCCCGCGCGCGTCATCCCGGCCCTGCGCACCGCGGTGCACGAGGTGGAGCCGTCGGCGCCGCTCACGTCGCTGGGCGGTCCGTCGGCCATTCGTCAGATGTCGAGCACGCTCGCCGAGAGCCTGGCCAGGCGCCGGCTCGCGGTCTCACTCGTCGGCGCCTTCTCGGCAGCGGCGCTCCTGCTGGCCGTGCTCGGGCTCTACGGCGTGGTGGCGTACGGCGTGGCGCAGCGCACCCGCGAGATGGGGGTGCGGGTGGCGCTCGGCGCCACCCGCCGCCAGATCCTTGGCTTGGTGCTCGGCCACAGCGCCAGGCTCGTGCTCGTGGGCCTGCTCGTGGGCACCGCGTGCGCCGCGGGGCTGTCGCGGTTCATCCGCGCGATGCTGTTCCAGACGCCGGCCGGCGACCCCGTGGCCTACGCGGCCACGGCGGCCGTGTTGGCGGCCGCGGCGCTGGCCGCGGCCTACATCCCGGCCCGTCGCGCCGCCGGCGCCGATCCGACGATCGCGATGCGGGCGGAATAGCCGCGGGCGGCTACCGGGCGCCGCCCGCCTGCGTGTACACGTCGGCGCCGAACCCCACCAACCCCTGCTGCCCCGCGTACCCCAGATACGGAAGTCCGAATATGTCTTCCACGCTCTTGAGCATCGAGTAGTGGTTGTACGGCACGTCCGACACCGTGCCCGGCTTGATGAACGGCGAGATCAGCACCGTCCCCGTGCGGCCGCCGCCCGGCCCGTTGAACCCGGCCTGCGCCACGTTCGGGCCCGAGGGCTCGTGACAGCACGCCGACGCATCGATGCTCAGCGCCTCGTCGAACGTCACGATCAGCAATCCGTCTTTCCTGAACGCCGGCGAATTGGTGATCAGCGGCACCCAGTGCTTCAGGAACTCGTTGGCCGACACCAGCCCGCCCGGTTCGCCGTCGCGGCACGGCCGGTCGTGGCCGTCGTGGCACAGGTTGGGCACGATGAACGAGTAGTTGGGCGTCTGGTCCGCGGAGCGCAGCGCGGCCTCGAGCGCGGTGAGCGGCACCACGTGCTGAGCGCACGACGCCGAGTCGATGATGGCATGGAAGTACACGAACGGATCGTGTTTGGCCGCGTACTGGTCGTTGGGCGCCGCGTGCTCCGTGGCGTCCGGCCCCCCGATCGCCACGTGGCCGCAGGTGGCGGGCTCGCGCGACGGATCCTTGCCCATGTCCTCCATGTAGCCCTTCCACGTGAGGTGCTTGGCCATGAGCTGGTTGGCGATCGTCTGCACGTGCACCGGATAGATGCACCCGTTGCCGATGGGCTGTCCGTCGGGCGCGGTGCCCGTCTGCACGAACTCCTCGTACCGCGGGCAGTCCAGCTGCGTCTTGGCGCTCGGCGCGATGCCGCTCACCATCGAGATGTAGTTGTCCAGACTGTAGTGGCCCGTGCCGTAGTACTCGTGCAGCACCGCGCCCGCCTTCACCATCGTATCGGCCAGATACGGCGCCGGCGTGGCCGGCCCGAACGTGGTGTCGTAGCCCTGATTTTCCAGGACGATCACGAACACGTGCCGGATGGCCGGCGGCGCCACGGCCGGCGCGGTGGCGCCCATGGCCACGGCGGTCGTGTCGGTGGCGGCGGGTTTGGCCTTCGACCTGCACGCGGCGGCGAGCAACGCCGGCAGCGCGAGGAGAACGACGGCGGAAGAGCGGCGAATGCGGGTTGGCATGGCGGTGCGAAGGGTTGCGGATGTGAACGGTGACCGGACGCTCCCACGATCTCACGGCTGGGCTTCGGTCGGGCGACGAATCGGTCTCGGCTGTGTCGCGACCGCGGGCCCGAACGGGGAGCCGGTTCCCGGAGGCGGCGCCACAGCCCCTAATCAAGCATCGCGCTCGCGCCGGCGCCAACGCCACGCCGGCGCGGCGTCCCGCGCCAAGGGAATCCCTACGGGCCGACGGGCAATGCCGGACACCACGCGCCCCGGCGGGCGGGCAACGTGCGGGCGTGATCCGGCGCCTCGGAACTCTCCGAGCATCCGCGGTTACTGATAGCACCGATATGTGTGGAGCGTCCGATGACGCATTTGCGAATTTCCATCGGCGCCGTGCCCCGCGGCACGCTGCGCCGTCTGTTCTGGCCCGCGATGGTTCTGTGCCTCCCGCTCCAACTGTGGGCGCAACAACCGTCCACTCAGGAGTCCGGCGATGCGCCCTCGCGCGTGGCGCGCCTGAGCGCGGTGGAGGGCGCCGTGTCGCTGCTGCCTGCCGGCGTGAGCGACTGGAGCCTGGCCCCGATCAACTATTCCATCACCACGGGCGACCGGCTGTTCACCGCGCAGGACGCGCGCGCCGAACTCGAGGTGGGCCCGTTCACCGTTCGCCTGGCCGACAGCACCGATCTCACCGTCACCGCGCTGGGCGACCACTATGCGCAGTTCGGACTGTCGCAGGGCACCATGCGCGTGAGCGTGTACCGCCTGCTCGCGGGCGACACGATCGAAGTGGACACGCCCAACGGCGCGTTCGTCGTACGCGCGCCCGGCACGTATCGCATCGAGATCCCGCTGAACACCGACTACACGCTGGTCAGCGTGGAGGAGGGCAGCCTCGACGCCACCGGCCCCGGCCTCGAGCAGGCGGTGGCTACCGGGCAGGCGGTGAGCTTTGCGGGATACAACCCCATCCGGGCGCTGGCAGCCCCGCGCCCGCCGCGCACGGCGTTCGACGCGTGGAGCGCCGAGCGCGACCAGCGCGTCGTGGCGTCGTCGTGCTCGCGATACATGAGCAACGACATCCCGGGATGCGCCGATCTCGATCAATACGGCCGCTGGGTGGTGACGGCGGAGTACGGCACGGTGTGGTATCCGTCGTCCGTCGCCGTGGGCTGGGTGCCGTATCGCTACGGACGCTGGGGCTGGGTGGATCCGTGGGGCTGGGTGTGGGTGGAAGACGAGCCGTGGGGCTTCGCGCCCTTCCACTACGGCCGATGGGCCATGGTGGGCCGGGCGTGGGCGTGGATTCCGGGACCGATCGTCGCCCGGCCGTACTACTCGCCCGGGCTGGTGGTGTTCGTGATGGGGCCGGCATTCGGCGGCGGCGTGCAGGCGTGGTTCCCACTAGGCCCGCATGAGCCGTTCTTCCCATGGTATCACTACGGGCCGCGGTATCTGCGCGCCGTGAACGCCACCAACGTGCGCGGCGTGACCGACATCGACGTGTTCGTTCGCGTCAGGAACATCCAGACCGTCCGCTGGGCCAACCGCACGCACGGCTTTACCGCCGTGCCGAGCGCGGTGTTCCGCAACGGGGAGCGCGTGGACCGCGGAATGGTGCGCGTGCGCCCCACCGACGTCGAGCGCGCGCGCATCGCCGCGCATCCCACGGTGCTCCCCACGCCACGCGCCGCGGCGGGCGGCCCCCCGTCGCCGCGGCCCCCGGCCGCCAGGCCTCAGCCGCGCACCGCGGTGCCGCGGCCGATCATCACCAAGCGCGCGCCGCCGCCGGAAAATCCGCCCTTTGCCAAGCGCGAAGAGGCCATGAAGGCAAATCCGGGCCGTCCGCTCGAACCGCAGCAGGTCAAGAATCTGCGCGAGGGAAGGCCGGCCGGTCCGCAACGTGATTCCGCGCACCCGGCGCAGAAGCCGGCTGCGGGCCGGAAGGCGGTCCGGAAACCGGGCCGCGGGGGCGGCGGCAACTAGCCCCGCCCGCGCGGTGTGTCAGCCGCGCCGCGGCGTGGCGGGCGCGGGCTTCTTTGCCGGCGCCGGCGCCGGCGGCGGCGGGCGCAGCGCGGCCATGGCCTGCTCGGCGGCGGCAATGCCCGCCGTGTCGTGCAGCGCCTGGGCCACGTTCAGGGCGCGCTTGATCAGCGCCTCCGACGGCGGCACGTGCGGCATGATCGAATCCACCAGGACGCGCGCTGCCGCCGGCCGGCCCTGGGCCAGCAGCGCGTCCACCACGTACAGGCAGGGGCTCGGAAACTCGATGCTGCATGAAGCACGAGCCACCTGCTCCGCCTTGGGCCAGTCCTTGATCAGGACCAGCGCGTAGGCGTAGCTCTCGCCGATCACCGGGTAGGGCGCCAGCGCCCACGCCTTCGCGTAGTGGCGCACCGCCTCGTGCGGATGTCCCGCGTGCACGGCCTCGTCGCCCAGGTAGGTCTGCGCGTAGAACGACTCGGGGTGGGCCGACGCGAGCTGCGTGAGCACCGTGTCGGTGGTGCGCCACACGGGAGTTCGCGTCCACGTGCGCGCCACGCCCAGCGTCAATGCCAGCGCCGCCACCGCCACCGCCAGGCGCGGACGGCGACGGCCCAGCTCCACCAGCGGCACCGCGGCGAACGCCAGCGCGACGGACGGCAGATACAGCGTGCGCTCACCCAGCAGGATTCCCACCGGCACCACGAGGTTGGACACGATGAAGATGCCGGCCACGAACCAGGCCACGGCCGCCGTCCACCAGGGGGAACGCCGCCGGAGCAGCACCGCGCTCCCGATCACGACGACGCCGAGGACGAGGCTCATCCATACGATGGGCTCGCCCCAATGGGCCACCACGAGCACGTTGGGCCCGTAGTCGGCCACCAGATCGCGCGGATACACCAGCAGCCGGAGGTACTGGGGCCAGACGCTGATCGCCGTCGCGATGCGCGTGGACGCCGACGCGCCGCGCAGCGCCGGCGTGAGCGTGCTGCCGGAGAACACGCCGAGCACCGCGTAGCGCAGTCCCATGTAGCCGCCGAAGATCGCCGCCAGCAGCAGGTAGAGCGGCGCGTCGTCCCACACCGTGCGCCAGAGCGGCTTGCGGCGCTCGGGATCGAGCCCATCCACGATGATGAGCAGCAGGGGGAGCGCCACGGCGCTCTCCTTGGTGAGCAGCGCGGCCAGAAAGCACACCGCGATCCCCACCCACCGCGCC
This genomic interval from Gemmatimonadaceae bacterium contains the following:
- a CDS encoding glycosyltransferase family 4 protein — translated: MRICLVTPYDLSHEGGVNRHVITLAQALRRQGHDLRILGPASGETPPRCDSLPGVVPVRANGSRARVGLLVSKAAVRRYLERGRFDLVHVHEPWVPGPSRYAVQCSTAPLVATFHTFSESERGVMTLARRALARPLRRLKCGIAVSESAADFARRVFDGPIHIVPNGIDPTTFATPHAPHGVDNVAVEPRESGPLRLLFVGRFDEPRKGLRHLLAAAALLRERGRVLELRVVGHGDPAPFGDLARRAGAQFLGRVDEQGLVDMYRWCDVFCAPSTHGESFGVVLIEAMASGRPVVASDIPGYRDATMGAAILVPPADAESLAAAILRAADDERLRHHVVRQGWQRAHQLAWSRVALTITSLYEEAAATGTARRDAIGVPA
- a CDS encoding DUF6600 domain-containing protein, translating into MTHLRISIGAVPRGTLRRLFWPAMVLCLPLQLWAQQPSTQESGDAPSRVARLSAVEGAVSLLPAGVSDWSLAPINYSITTGDRLFTAQDARAELEVGPFTVRLADSTDLTVTALGDHYAQFGLSQGTMRVSVYRLLAGDTIEVDTPNGAFVVRAPGTYRIEIPLNTDYTLVSVEEGSLDATGPGLEQAVATGQAVSFAGYNPIRALAAPRPPRTAFDAWSAERDQRVVASSCSRYMSNDIPGCADLDQYGRWVVTAEYGTVWYPSSVAVGWVPYRYGRWGWVDPWGWVWVEDEPWGFAPFHYGRWAMVGRAWAWIPGPIVARPYYSPGLVVFVMGPAFGGGVQAWFPLGPHEPFFPWYHYGPRYLRAVNATNVRGVTDIDVFVRVRNIQTVRWANRTHGFTAVPSAVFRNGERVDRGMVRVRPTDVERARIAAHPTVLPTPRAAAGGPPSPRPPAARPQPRTAVPRPIITKRAPPPENPPFAKREEAMKANPGRPLEPQQVKNLREGRPAGPQRDSAHPAQKPAAGRKAVRKPGRGGGGN
- a CDS encoding ABC transporter permease; amino-acid sequence: MSLGSALDAARHDLAYALRTLRRAPAFTLIAVATLAVGIGATTAVFSIVNGVLLRPLPYRNPSHLAMALELNKDGRYRSPSYPTYRDWHDAAPALRGAIEGIAWVKGNSGTIATPEGPERTVVAYVTPNFFSVMAVRPILGRTFTTDEARSAPTSGVVLSYDTWRERYGGDSAVIGRQMNLNGALATIIGVMPPDAYPTFAQLWQPIGAIETTDSSLQRRGALADSRTVVRIADRADSLRATAALNPIEQTLAAEYPAVSGGWTSAGLYPIRNEMLGDVGPTLYLLAGAVALVLLLACANVANLFAVRAAGRARELAVRSALGARRGRIARQLLTESLLLALLGGALGTGLAFSLVDAVRRVAARQLPRPDQIVVSGGALAFALGVSILAALLVGIAPALGATRADLIQRLRGGASGAVGGGREARVRNGLAVSQLALALVLLVGAGLLAQSFRRAAQVPLGFDPAGLITINVGVPGQTLDAAQSAAMYDRLEAAVRAVPGVSDAALVNHVPLSGAGVPTLAQIDNAGGGERSGVSAWYRTASANYLRTMRMHMVRGRWLNADDMHAGAANFVVNETMARRLWPGKDPVGQPLTVHRAAQGRPDYGQPIPGQVVGVVADVHQTAQDVPVEPEVYVPYTLEVWTGITVVARARDPARVIPALRTAVHEVEPSAPLTSLGGPSAIRQMSSTLAESLARRRLAVSLVGAFSAAALLLAVLGLYGVVAYGVAQRTREMGVRVALGATRRQILGLVLGHSARLVLVGLLVGTACAAGLSRFIRAMLFQTPAGDPVAYAATAAVLAAAALAAAYIPARRAAGADPTIAMRAE
- a CDS encoding 1-acyl-sn-glycerol-3-phosphate acyltransferase, with protein sequence MTEPAVSTGRFRREGGLSRVIIPGVRVLSRYYFRARSVGEDRIPADQPVIYVAKHPQTFLYLETVMLALFTFWDTARPAIRVLEKTGTSIHKTPVLGWMRRNVNAVPATEAHALAVLAQGESLLIFPGGTRELYGPRDELRWKGRTGFARLAIQAGVPVLPFAIAGADRQHLGRLSIRGASLWLPPFPLPVRLEYRFGHPMMPPAAASADAADPAAFAGRVEAAVRALIAGGTSDG
- a CDS encoding alkaline phosphatase family protein; amino-acid sequence: MPTRIRRSSAVVLLALPALLAAACRSKAKPAATDTTAVAMGATAPAVAPPAIRHVFVIVLENQGYDTTFGPATPAPYLADTMVKAGAVLHEYYGTGHYSLDNYISMVSGIAPSAKTQLDCPRYEEFVQTGTAPDGQPIGNGCIYPVHVQTIANQLMAKHLTWKGYMEDMGKDPSREPATCGHVAIGGPDATEHAAPNDQYAAKHDPFVYFHAIIDSASCAQHVVPLTALEAALRSADQTPNYSFIVPNLCHDGHDRPCRDGEPGGLVSANEFLKHWVPLITNSPAFRKDGLLIVTFDEALSIDASACCHEPSGPNVAQAGFNGPGGGRTGTVLISPFIKPGTVSDVPYNHYSMLKSVEDIFGLPYLGYAGQQGLVGFGADVYTQAGGAR